In Phocoena phocoena chromosome 11, mPhoPho1.1, whole genome shotgun sequence, one DNA window encodes the following:
- the MFSD5 gene encoding molybdate-anion transporter, with the protein MLVTAYLAFVVLLASCLGLELSRCRAKPSGRACSNPSFLRFQLDFYQVYFLALAADWLQAPYLYKLYQHYRFLEGQIAILYVCGLASTVLFGLAASSLVDWLGRQKSCVLFSLTYSLCCLTKLSQDYFVLLVGRALGGLSTALLFSAFEAWYIHEHVERHDFPAEWIPATFARAAFWNHVLAVAAGVAAEAVACWMGLGPVAPFVAAIPLLALAGALALHNWGENYGRQRAFPRTCAGGLRCLLSDRRVLMLGTIQALFESVIFIFVFLWTPVLDPHGAPLGIIFSSFMAASLLGSSLYRIATSKRYHLQPMHLVSLAVLIVVFSLFMLTFSTSPGQESPVESFIAFLLIELACGLYFPSMGFLRRKVIPETEQAGVLNWFRVPLHLLACLGLLVLHDSDRKTGTRNMFSICSAVMVMALLAVVGLFTVVRHDAELRVPSPTGEPYAPEL; encoded by the coding sequence ATGCTGGTGACTGCCTACCTTGCCTTTGTGGTCCTCCTGGCCTCCTGCCTGGGGTTGGAGCTGTCAAGATGCCGGGCTAAGCCCTCTGGAAGAGCCTGCAGCAATCCCTCCTTCCTTCGGTTTCAACTGGACTTCTATCAGGTCTACTTCCTGGCCCTGGCGGCTGACTGGCTGCAGGCCCCCTACCTCTATAAACTCTATCAACATTACCGCTTCCTGGAGGGACAAATCGCCATCCTGTATGTCTGCGGCCTTGCCTCCACAGTCCTCTTTGGGCTGGCGGCCTCCTCCCTCGTGGACTGGCTGGGCCGCCAGAAGTCTTGTGTCCTCTTCTCCCTCACTTACTCTCTCTGTTGCTTAACCAAACTCTCTCAGGACTACTTTGTGCTGCTGGTGGGCCGAGCACTCGGCGGGCTGTCCACAGCCCTGCTCTTCTCGGCCTTCGAGGCCTGGTACATCCACGAGCACGTGGAACGGCATGACTTCCCCGCAGAGTGGATCCCGGCTACCTTTGCCCGAGCTGCCTTCTGGAATCACGTGCTGGCTGTAGCGGCAGGTGTGGCAGCTGAGGCCGTGGCCTGCTGGATGGGCCTGGGGCCTGTGGCACCCTTTGTGGCTGCCATCCCTCTCTTGGCTCTGGCTGGGGCCTTGGCCCTCCATAACTGGGGAGAGAACTACGGTCGGCAGCGTGCCTTCCCCAGGACCTGTGCTGGCGGTCTGCGCTGCCTCCTGTCGGACCGTCGTGTGCTAATGCTAGGCACCATTCAGGCCCTGTTTGAGAGTGTCATCTTCATCTTTGTCTTCCTCTGGACGCCTGTGCTGGACCCACATGGGGCCCCGCTGGGCATCATCTTCTCCAGCTTCATGGCAGCCAGCCTGCTCGGCTCTTCTCTGTACCGCATCGCTACCTCCAAGAGGTACCACCTTCAGCCCATGCACCTAGTCTCCCTCGCCGTCCTCATCGTCGTCTTCTCCCTCTTCATGCTGACCTTCTCTACCAGCCCAGGCCAGGAGAGTCCAGTGGAGTCCTTTATAGCCTTCCTCCTTATCGAGTTAGCCTGTGGGCTGTACTTTCCCAGCATGGGCTTCCTGCGGAGAAAAGTGATCCCTGAGACAGAGCAAGCTGGTGTCCTCAACTGGTTCCGGGTGCCCCTGCACTTACTGGCCTGCTTGGGGCTTCTGGTCCTCCATGACAGCGATCGCAAAACGGGCACTCGGAACATGTTCAGCATCTGCTCCGCCGTCATGGTGATGGCTTTGCTGGCGGTGGTGGGGCTCTTCACCGTGGTCAGGCACGATGCTGAGCTGCGGGTGCCCTCACCCACCGGGGAGCCCTATGCCCCTGAGCTCTAA
- the LOC136131591 gene encoding uncharacterized homolog, with protein MDFSLGLHLGPRNKKASHQHPPPPSGHGPPAASPCLSCPPSPCACPCPGCPPPTCSCTIYPYYAAPCPSCPGLPGPPCTCPCPPCPACPPLTCPLSSCSPCSAPHLTCCHPSPCPIYPCSRGQAACSSSCLGCSDSCGRGQGAARGPPGSAGHCSCCFRGHRTSRHCLIV; from the coding sequence ATGGACTTCTCTCTGGGCCTACATTTGGGGCCTCGGAACAAGAAGGCCAGCCACCAGCATCCCCCTCCACCCTCCGGGCACGGCCCACCAGCTGCCTCCCCTTGTCTGTCCTGCCCCCCCTCTCCCTgtgcctgcccctgccctggctgTCCCCCTCCCACCTGCTCCTGCACTATCTATCCCTATTACGcagctccctgcccctcctgTCCCGGCCTCCCTGGCCCACCCTGTacctgcccctgccctccctgccctgcctgtcCACCCTTGACTTGTCCCCTCAGTTCCTGCAGCCCCTGCTCTGCTCCGCATTTGACCTGCTGccacccctctccctgccccatatACCCTTGCTCCAGGGGTCAAGCCGCCTGTTCCAGCTCCTGCTTGGGCTGCAGTGACAGCTGTGGCCGTGGCCAGGGGGCTGCCCGGGGACCTCCAGGCTCCGCCGGCCACTGCAGCTGCTGCTTCAGGGGACACCGCACCTCTCGACACTGTCTGATAGTCTAG
- the RARG gene encoding retinoic acid receptor gamma, translated as MATNKERLFTPGALGPGSGYPGAGFPFAFPGALRGSPPFEMLSPSFRGLGQPDLPKEMASLSVETQSTSSEEMVPSSPSPPPPPRVYKPCFVCNDKSSGYHYGVSSCEGCKGFFRRSIQKNMVYTCHRDKNCIINKVTRNRCQYCRLQKCFEVGMSKEAVRNDRNKKKKEVKEEGSLDSYELSPQLEELITKVSKAHQETFPSLCQLGKYTTNSSADHRVQLDLGLWDKFSELATKCIIKIVEFAKRLPGFTGLSIADQITLLKAACLDILMLRICTRYTPEQDTMTFSDGLTLNRTQMHNAGFGPLTDLVFAFAGQLLPLEMDDTETGLLSAICLICGDRMDLEEPEKVDKLQEPLLEALRLYARRRRPSQPYMFPRMLMKITDLRGISTKGAERAITLKMEIPGPMPPLIREMLENPEIFEDDSSQPGPHPKASSEDEVPGGQGRGGCSPHPDQGP; from the exons ATGGCCACCAATAAGGAGCGACTCTTTACGCCTGGTGCCCTGGGGCCTGGCTCTGGCTACCCAGGGGCTGGCTTCCCCTTCGCCTTCCCAGGGGCACTCAGGGGGTCTCCACCTTTCGAGATGCTGAGTCCTAGCTTCCGGGGCTTGGGCCAGCCTGACCTCCCCAAGGAGATGGCCTCTCTGT CGGTGGAGACGCAGAGCACTAGCTCAGAGGAGATGGTGCCCAGCTCGCCCtcaccccctccacctccccgggTCTACAAGCCGTGCTTCGTGTGCAATGACAAGTCCTCTGGCTACCACTACGGGGTCAGCTCTTGTGAAGGCTGCAAG GGCTTCTTCCGCCGCAGCATCCAGAAGAACATGGTGTACACGTGTCACCGCGACAAAAACTGTATCATCAACAAGGTGACCCGGAATCGTTGCCAGTACTGCCGGCTACAGAAGTGCTTTGAAGTCGGCATGTCCAAGGAAG CTGTACGGAATGATCggaacaagaagaagaaagaggtgaAGGAAGAAGGGTCACTTGACAGCTATGAGCTGAGCCCCCAGTTAGAAGAGCTCATCACCAAGGTCAGCAAAGCCCATCAGGAGACCTTCCCCTCGCTCTGCCAGCTGGGCAAGTACACCACG AACTCCAGTGCAGACCACCGGGTGCAGCTGGATCTGGGACTGTGGGATAAGTTCAGCGAGCTAGCCACCAAGTGCATCATCAAGATTGTGGAGTTTGCCAAACGGCTGCCCGGCTTTACAGGGCTCAGCATTGCTGACCAGATCACTCTGCTCAAGGCTGCCTGCCTGGACATCCTA ATGCTGCGGATCTGCACAAGGTACACCCCCGAGCAGGACACCATGACCTTCTCTGACGGGCTGACCCTGAACCGGACCCAGATGCACAATGCTGGCTTCGGGCCCCTCACAGACCTCGTCTTTGCCTTTGCTGGGCAGCTCCTGCCACTGGAGATGGATGATACAGAGACAGGGCTGCTCAGTGCCATCTGCCTCATCTGCGGAG ACCGCATGGACCTGGAGGAGCCTGAGAAAGTGGACAAGCTTCAGGAGCCGCTGCTGGAAGCCCTGAGGCTCTATGCCCGGCGGCGACGGCCCAGCCAGCCCTACATGTTCCCGAGGATGCTCATGAAGATCACTGACCTCCGGGGCATCAGCACCAAGG GAGCGGAAAGGGCCATTACCCTGAAGATGGAGATTCCGGGCCCGATGCCTCCCCTGATCCGAGAGATGCTGGAGAACCCCGAAATATTTGAGGACGACTCCTCGCAGCCTGGCCCCCACCCCAAGGCCTCCAGCGAGGATGAGGTTCCTGGGGGCCAGGGCAGAGGGGGCTGCAGCCCCCACCCTGACCAGGGCCCCTGA